From a region of the candidate division WOR-3 bacterium genome:
- a CDS encoding S8 family serine peptidase produces the protein MSLKIVLVILFLIINLNANESFSSEDFRINIGKYNFDPLKEDPLPHFLKIDEKETEYFIIQFKGPIKREWIEFLKSEEVLIYDYIPNYAYIVKIKEKIKDIFLNKIKENENVRSILPFHPGFKILKFSEGNFERDINLLLFEDSDPDYVEKIVSSLSFKVIGKSYEYTKKVIIRASPSEVDKLAFIPDIQFIEERPKNKPLNEVIRWALQTANTNDTFIWSKGIRGENQIIGYMDTGLDFYDCYFWDPQGDPPGNNHRKVLAYENYGAGDNQPNGGADHGTHVGGTLAGKIDPSDNTQDASDKDYNGIAKNARLVIQDVYDGTYFDYGTNLTNPLNSARNRGVRIHSNSWGECGDPNCNTPNNAYSSAAREVDQFMWNNRDFLLVFAAGNEGPQNNTVTAPSVAKNCLSVGALQHNNINNIANYSSRGWAFDGRIKPDVCGIGGRGAGTDYVHSAWNDWPNYPPHSYCDQIGMAGTSMATPSVAGALSLIRQYFTEGWYPSGAKNPSDAFIPSGVLLKAMAISSTNFLATNVYDQNFGWGRVNVRNTLYFSGDVKDLRIAENVITGTGDSLRYFVSVLSNSVPLKIVLVWFDAPAAVNANPAIVNNLDLKVIDPNLNLYRGNVFLGGQSATGGSFDNRNTVELVYRTTPTPGTYYIDIIGRNIPAPGANGVPFALVITGDLGSQMGEEESYFVAIPFKDRIHLKALGIFKNGTSILKKDGKIIYTEISLKEEFEYIDRDIKNNKEYIYELISIASDGRKKYMGPIKVRFIGFDFGLEIKNKVLSKNKNLKFILFNPEKGKIDLILVNTAGREHIIFTDRLMERGIFSFEIPLKNYNITSGTYFLVLKNKGKEIKNKLIILE, from the coding sequence ATGAGTTTAAAGATAGTTTTAGTTATTTTATTTTTGATTATAAACTTAAATGCAAATGAAAGCTTTTCTTCTGAGGATTTTAGGATAAATATTGGAAAATACAACTTTGACCCATTAAAAGAAGACCCTCTACCACATTTTCTAAAAATTGATGAAAAGGAAACTGAATATTTTATTATTCAATTCAAAGGTCCTATAAAAAGAGAATGGATTGAATTTCTAAAAAGTGAAGAAGTTTTAATTTATGACTATATTCCCAATTATGCTTACATTGTAAAAATAAAAGAAAAAATTAAGGATATATTCTTAAATAAAATAAAAGAAAATGAAAATGTTAGATCCATTTTACCTTTTCATCCTGGCTTTAAGATTTTAAAATTTTCAGAAGGTAATTTTGAAAGGGATATAAATCTTTTGCTTTTTGAAGATAGTGATCCTGATTATGTTGAAAAAATTGTTTCTTCCCTTTCCTTTAAAGTAATTGGTAAATCTTATGAATACACAAAAAAGGTAATAATAAGAGCCTCTCCTTCAGAAGTAGATAAACTCGCCTTTATCCCTGACATTCAGTTTATTGAAGAAAGACCAAAGAATAAACCTTTAAATGAAGTAATAAGATGGGCATTACAGACTGCTAATACAAATGATACCTTTATATGGAGTAAAGGTATAAGAGGGGAAAACCAGATAATAGGTTATATGGATACAGGTCTTGACTTTTATGATTGTTATTTCTGGGATCCTCAGGGAGATCCACCTGGGAATAATCACAGAAAGGTTTTAGCCTATGAAAATTATGGTGCAGGTGATAATCAGCCAAACGGTGGTGCTGACCATGGAACACATGTTGGAGGAACCCTTGCAGGTAAAATTGATCCAAGTGATAATACTCAGGATGCGAGTGACAAAGATTATAACGGTATTGCAAAAAATGCAAGACTTGTTATACAGGATGTGTATGATGGAACATATTTTGATTATGGAACAAATCTTACAAATCCTTTAAATAGTGCGAGAAATCGTGGAGTAAGAATTCACTCTAACTCCTGGGGAGAATGTGGAGACCCAAATTGCAATACACCAAATAATGCTTATTCAAGTGCAGCACGGGAAGTAGATCAATTTATGTGGAATAATAGAGACTTTTTACTTGTATTTGCAGCAGGAAATGAAGGTCCTCAAAATAATACAGTTACCGCACCTTCTGTTGCAAAAAACTGTCTAAGTGTAGGAGCTTTACAGCATAATAATATAAATAATATTGCTAACTATTCAAGCAGAGGATGGGCTTTTGACGGTAGAATAAAACCGGATGTATGTGGAATTGGGGGAAGAGGGGCAGGAACTGATTATGTGCATTCTGCCTGGAATGATTGGCCAAATTATCCTCCCCATTCTTACTGTGACCAGATAGGAATGGCTGGAACTTCTATGGCAACCCCTTCTGTTGCAGGAGCTCTTTCTTTAATAAGGCAATACTTTACTGAAGGATGGTATCCATCAGGAGCAAAAAATCCATCTGATGCATTCATTCCATCAGGAGTCCTTTTAAAAGCGATGGCAATATCCTCAACAAATTTTTTAGCAACAAATGTTTATGACCAAAATTTTGGATGGGGGAGAGTTAATGTAAGAAACACCCTATATTTTTCTGGTGATGTAAAAGATTTAAGAATTGCTGAAAATGTAATAACAGGAACAGGTGATTCCTTGAGGTATTTTGTATCAGTTCTTTCAAACAGTGTCCCATTAAAAATAGTTCTTGTATGGTTTGATGCTCCTGCAGCTGTTAATGCAAATCCTGCTATTGTGAATAATCTTGATCTTAAAGTAATTGACCCAAATTTAAATTTATATAGAGGAAATGTTTTTTTAGGTGGCCAGAGTGCAACCGGTGGAAGTTTTGATAACAGAAATACAGTTGAACTTGTCTATAGAACAACTCCTACACCCGGAACTTATTATATTGACATTATAGGAAGAAATATTCCAGCACCGGGCGCAAATGGTGTTCCTTTTGCTCTTGTTATCACAGGAGACCTTGGGAGCCAGATGGGAGAAGAAGAAAGTTACTTTGTAGCAATTCCCTTCAAGGATAGAATTCATTTAAAAGCTTTAGGAATTTTTAAAAATGGAACCTCTATACTTAAAAAAGATGGGAAAATCATATATACTGAAATATCTTTGAAAGAAGAATTTGAGTATATAGATAGAGATATTAAAAATAATAAGGAATATATATATGAACTCATTTCAATTGCTTCAGATGGAAGAAAAAAATATATGGGACCCATTAAAGTAAGATTTATTGGATTTGATTTTGGACTTGAAATTAAAAATAAAGTTTTATCAAAAAACAAAAATTTAAAATTTATTCTTTTTAATCCAGAGAAAGGAAAGATTGACCTTATACTTGTTAATACAGCTGGAAGAGAACATATAATTTTTACTGATAGATTGATGGAAAGAGGGATATTCTCTTTTGAAATTCCACTTAAAAATTACAATATAACTTCAGGGACTTACTTTTTAGTTTTGAAAAATAAAGGGAAAGAAATTAAAAATAAATTAATAATATTAGAATAG
- a CDS encoding pitrilysin family protein, with protein sequence MKILIFLFFGSFNPPINSFVLKNKLNVYLVKNEISPIVTLLLAFRAGGEYQSPHDAGLFHLVEHMFFKGNKKYKTQEEFMEKIRELGILYNGATSMSYVIYYYTSTKENLKEVLEFSYNAITGILFDEKELEKERMVVLDEYNRDYSDPLENFYMDISRLFYEELYYKTDLLGPKYNILKADKKIMLNQYDKFYGPENCFLIISGDIDFKETEKVVRKIFERWNKKVFYQKPEKLPELKTKKFLSIKSPQVRSARIEIIFRGPGTLYERKDTYIGDLVTRIFSLPYSPFQKEFVNTGLTGSASLSYYTKPSTGEIYLSFELEREKIEEVKKKIDELLNSIDDGKWFPEEIIEDAKISIENEFSLKTENPEVFAHELAFWVTTADLDYFVNYVNEIKKINKEDIKNFFNKYIKNKNFVMGIIEPEEE encoded by the coding sequence ATGAAAATATTAATCTTTTTATTTTTTGGAAGTTTTAACCCACCTATAAATAGTTTTGTGTTAAAAAATAAACTTAATGTATATCTTGTTAAAAATGAAATCTCACCAATTGTAACTCTTCTTCTTGCTTTCAGAGCAGGAGGAGAATACCAGTCTCCTCATGATGCTGGTCTCTTTCATCTTGTTGAACATATGTTCTTTAAGGGTAATAAAAAATATAAGACCCAGGAAGAATTTATGGAAAAAATAAGGGAACTGGGAATTTTATATAATGGTGCTACATCTATGAGCTATGTGATTTATTACTATACATCCACAAAGGAAAATTTAAAAGAAGTCCTTGAATTCTCCTATAATGCTATCACAGGGATACTTTTTGATGAAAAGGAATTGGAAAAGGAAAGAATGGTTGTTCTTGATGAATATAATAGGGACTATTCTGACCCTTTAGAAAATTTCTATATGGATATTTCAAGGTTATTTTATGAAGAACTATATTATAAAACAGACCTTCTCGGACCAAAATATAACATTTTAAAGGCAGATAAAAAAATAATGCTTAATCAGTATGATAAATTTTATGGTCCTGAAAACTGTTTTCTTATAATATCAGGAGATATTGATTTTAAAGAAACAGAAAAAGTTGTAAGAAAGATTTTTGAAAGATGGAATAAAAAGGTCTTTTATCAGAAACCTGAAAAATTACCTGAATTGAAAACAAAAAAATTTTTAAGTATCAAATCACCCCAAGTTAGGTCTGCAAGAATTGAAATAATATTTAGAGGACCCGGAACTCTTTATGAAAGAAAGGATACATATATAGGAGACCTTGTAACGAGAATTTTTTCTTTACCCTATTCACCCTTTCAGAAAGAGTTTGTTAATACAGGACTTACAGGTAGTGCTTCTCTTTCCTATTACACAAAACCTTCAACAGGTGAAATTTACCTTTCTTTTGAACTTGAAAGGGAAAAAATTGAGGAAGTAAAGAAAAAGATTGATGAACTTTTAAATTCTATTGATGATGGAAAATGGTTTCCTGAGGAAATAATTGAAGATGCTAAAATATCAATTGAAAATGAATTTTCTCTGAAAACAGAAAATCCTGAAGTATTTGCCCATGAACTTGCTTTCTGGGTTACAACCGCGGACCTTGATTACTTTGTAAATTACGTTAATGAAATCAAAAAAATAAATAAGGAAGATATTAAAAATTTCTTTAATAAATACATAAAAAATAAAAATTTTGTTATGGGAATAATTGAACCTGAGGAGGAGTAA